The following proteins come from a genomic window of Vidua chalybeata isolate OUT-0048 chromosome 2, bVidCha1 merged haplotype, whole genome shotgun sequence:
- the RIMKLB gene encoding beta-citrylglutamate synthase B isoform X1: protein MCSSVAPRLWFLTDRRIREDYPQQEILRALKAKCCEEELDFRALVMDEVVLTIEDGNLGLRVKGELITAYPQVVVVRVPTPWVQSDSDITVLRHLEKMGCRLMNRPQAILNCVNKFWTFQELAGHGVPLPDTFSYGGHENFSKMIDEAEVLEFPMVVKNTRGHRGKAVFLARDKHHLADLSHLIRHDAPYLFQKYVKESHGKDVRVIVVGGRVVGTMLRCSTDGRMQSNCSLGGVGMMCSLSEQGKQLAVQVSNILGMDVCGIDLLMKDDGSFYVCEANANVGFIAFDKACNLDVAGIIADYAASLLAPGRLTRRMSLLSVVSTASETSEPELGPPAGAAVDNMSASSSSVDSDPETTERELLTKLPGALFNMNQLIANEIKLLVE from the exons ATGTGCAGTTCAGTTGCTCCCAGGCTGTGGTTCTTAACAGACCGCCGCATCAGAGAAGATTACCCTCAGCAAGAGATCCTGAGAGCACTGAAGGCCAAGTGCTGTGAAGAGGAGCTGGATTTCCGGGCCTTGGTGATGGATGAAGTGGTGCTGACCATTGAGGATGGAAATCTTG GTCTCCGGGTGAAAGGGGAGCTCATTACTGCTTACCCACAAGTGGTGGTTGTGCGTGTGCCAACACCTTGGGTCCAGAGTGACAGCGACATCACAGTCCTTCGCCACCTAGAGAAGATGGGCTGTCGATTGATGAATCGTCCTCAAGCCATCCTCAACTGTGTCAACAAGTTCTGGACATTTCAAGAACTTGCTGGCCATGGTGTGCCTCTTCCAGACACTTTCTCATATG GTGGTCATGAGAATTTTTCCAAAATGATTGATGAGGCGGAAGTGCTGGAGTTCCCTATGGTGGTGAAGAACACGCGGGGTCATCGAG GTAAAGCTGTGTTCCTGGCACGAGACAAGCACCATTTGGCAGACCTAAGCCATTTGATCCGTCACGATGCCCCTTACTTATTTCAAAAATACGTTAAGGAGTCCCATGGCAAGGATGTGCGTGTCATCGTAGTGGGAGGCCGTGTGGTGGGCACCATGCTCCGCTGCTCGACAGATGGGAGGATGCAGAGTAACTGCTCACTTG GTGGTGTAGGAATGATGTGCTCGCTGAGTGAACAAGGCAAGCAGTTGGCAGTCCAAGTGTCAAACATCCTGGGGATGGATGTGTGCGGCATTGACCTGCTGATGAAGGACGACGGCTCATTCTACGTCTGCGAGGCCAATGCAAATGTAGGTTTCATTGCCTTTGACAAGGCTTGTAATTTAGACGTAGCTGGTATCATAGCGGACTATGCCGCTTCCCTGCTGGCCCCCGGCCGCTTGACGCGGCGCATGTCCTTGCTCTCCGTGGTGTCCACGGCCAGTGAGACTAGCGAGCCAGAGCTGGGCCCTCCAGCTGGGGCCGCTGTCGACAACATGAGTGCTAGCTCCAGCTCTGTCGACAGCGACCCTGAGACCACGGAGAGAGAGTTGCTCACCAAGCTCCCGGGGGCTCTCTTCAACATGAACCAGCTAATAGCCAATGAGATCAAGCTCCTTGTGGAGTGA
- the RIMKLB gene encoding beta-citrylglutamate synthase B isoform X2: MCSSVAPRLWFLTDRRIREDYPQQEILRALKAKCCEEELDFRALVMDEVVLTIEDGNLGLRVKGELITAYPQVVVVRVPTPWVQSDSDITVLRHLEKMGCRLMNRPQAILNCVNKFWTFQELAGHGVPLPDTFSYGKAVFLARDKHHLADLSHLIRHDAPYLFQKYVKESHGKDVRVIVVGGRVVGTMLRCSTDGRMQSNCSLGGVGMMCSLSEQGKQLAVQVSNILGMDVCGIDLLMKDDGSFYVCEANANVGFIAFDKACNLDVAGIIADYAASLLAPGRLTRRMSLLSVVSTASETSEPELGPPAGAAVDNMSASSSSVDSDPETTERELLTKLPGALFNMNQLIANEIKLLVE; this comes from the exons ATGTGCAGTTCAGTTGCTCCCAGGCTGTGGTTCTTAACAGACCGCCGCATCAGAGAAGATTACCCTCAGCAAGAGATCCTGAGAGCACTGAAGGCCAAGTGCTGTGAAGAGGAGCTGGATTTCCGGGCCTTGGTGATGGATGAAGTGGTGCTGACCATTGAGGATGGAAATCTTG GTCTCCGGGTGAAAGGGGAGCTCATTACTGCTTACCCACAAGTGGTGGTTGTGCGTGTGCCAACACCTTGGGTCCAGAGTGACAGCGACATCACAGTCCTTCGCCACCTAGAGAAGATGGGCTGTCGATTGATGAATCGTCCTCAAGCCATCCTCAACTGTGTCAACAAGTTCTGGACATTTCAAGAACTTGCTGGCCATGGTGTGCCTCTTCCAGACACTTTCTCATATG GTAAAGCTGTGTTCCTGGCACGAGACAAGCACCATTTGGCAGACCTAAGCCATTTGATCCGTCACGATGCCCCTTACTTATTTCAAAAATACGTTAAGGAGTCCCATGGCAAGGATGTGCGTGTCATCGTAGTGGGAGGCCGTGTGGTGGGCACCATGCTCCGCTGCTCGACAGATGGGAGGATGCAGAGTAACTGCTCACTTG GTGGTGTAGGAATGATGTGCTCGCTGAGTGAACAAGGCAAGCAGTTGGCAGTCCAAGTGTCAAACATCCTGGGGATGGATGTGTGCGGCATTGACCTGCTGATGAAGGACGACGGCTCATTCTACGTCTGCGAGGCCAATGCAAATGTAGGTTTCATTGCCTTTGACAAGGCTTGTAATTTAGACGTAGCTGGTATCATAGCGGACTATGCCGCTTCCCTGCTGGCCCCCGGCCGCTTGACGCGGCGCATGTCCTTGCTCTCCGTGGTGTCCACGGCCAGTGAGACTAGCGAGCCAGAGCTGGGCCCTCCAGCTGGGGCCGCTGTCGACAACATGAGTGCTAGCTCCAGCTCTGTCGACAGCGACCCTGAGACCACGGAGAGAGAGTTGCTCACCAAGCTCCCGGGGGCTCTCTTCAACATGAACCAGCTAATAGCCAATGAGATCAAGCTCCTTGTGGAGTGA